The Temnothorax longispinosus isolate EJ_2023e chromosome 7, Tlon_JGU_v1, whole genome shotgun sequence genome contains a region encoding:
- the LOC139816953 gene encoding uncharacterized protein, translating to MLVLNDSEHATDNNIFTAASIDDIVKLTFGGVKQATKKKLNASNVKFLQSLGFAVRNIWTMTEKILNIGGEPVFDDRIVKIETHTYNPYANTTFDYSDEIRIPIQQQDLYTLPCESCLYVEGTLTVTKAAGQADNVVLGTNCVAFMFDEIRYELDGMKIDRCKNVGITNTLKNYVTVSSNRSVILRNAGWELHNNPNGYFNFCVLLNLLLGFCEDYKRVVINARHELILIRSRNDNNSLVRSIALQPFIKILKIQWRMPHVVLNEINKLSMLRTLEDGRYLGMGFRSWDLYEYPLLQNTTKHS from the coding sequence ATGCTAGTATTGAACGACTCGGAGCACGCGAcagataataatatctttacggCTGCGTcgatcgacgatatcgtcaaGTTGACATTCGGCGGCGTTAAACAAGCGACGAAAAAGAAGCTCAACGCGTCgaacgttaaatttttacaatctttGGGATTCGCGGTGCGAAACATCTGGACGATgactgaaaaaattctcaacaTCGGAGGCGAGCCGGTCTTTGACGATCGCATCGTCAAGATCGAGACTCACACGTACAACccgtacgccaacacaacgtTTGACTATAGcgacgagatacgaatacccatacaacagcaggatCTGTATACGTTGCCGTGCGAAAGTTGTCTCTACGTCGAAGGAACATTGACGGTGACTAAAGCAGCCGGTCAAGCCGATAACGTGGTATTGGGTACTAATTGCGTCGCGTTCATGTTCGACGAGattcgatacgagctcgaCGGTATGAAGATTGATCGCTGTAAAAACGTAGGAATAACCAACACGCTCAAGAACTACGTTACGGTATCGTCCAACAGAAGCGTGATCCTGCGAAACGCGGGCTGGGAACTACATAATAACCCGAacggatatttcaatttctgcgtACTGCTCAACTTGTTACTGGgattttgcgaggattacaaacgcgtggtgatcaacgctcgtcacgaattgATCTTGATACGATCGCGCAACGACAACAATTCCCTGGTGAGAAGTATCGCGTTGCAGCCTTTTATCAAAATACTCAAGATACAatggcgaatgcctcacgtgGTATTGAACGAGATCAACAAGTTGTCGATGCTGCGCACCTTGGAAGATGGACGATATCTAGGTATGGgtttccgttcgtgggatctgtacgaGTATCCCCTGTTGCAGAACACGACCAAGCACTCGTAG